The following proteins are co-located in the Brevibacillus laterosporus DSM 25 genome:
- a CDS encoding ABC transporter permease, giving the protein MAQGTGKEKLLHLLFRYGTLGFIAFIIVLFSIINEYFFTFNNITGILNSISIVTLVAIGVTFTLIVNGFDMSVGSIVSLASVVSASIMVWFEQSMWLAVLVPIVVGGLIGLCNAFLVVKVRIPDLLATLAALYIVKGIHLVYTKGYSITSKMVMPDQTTAPGAISPSFLKIGQGTIANVPISVIIMIVAVVLVYVFLHYTRYGRLLYAVGGNREAARLSGIPVDRYRVLAYLLSGLFCGLAGVLMTARIGTGQVDGGAPLLMDAVAAAFVGYSVLGAGKPNVGGTFVGAVLIGVLLNALTMLNLPYYAHDIVKGTVLILALSATYYQLRHRSR; this is encoded by the coding sequence ATGGCACAAGGAACAGGTAAAGAAAAGCTTTTGCATCTTCTTTTTCGATATGGAACATTAGGTTTTATTGCGTTCATCATCGTTTTGTTTAGTATCATAAATGAGTATTTTTTCACGTTTAACAACATTACTGGCATCTTAAATTCAATCTCTATCGTTACGCTGGTAGCTATTGGAGTCACGTTTACTCTTATTGTCAATGGCTTTGATATGTCAGTAGGATCTATCGTATCACTAGCTTCCGTCGTGTCAGCCTCCATAATGGTCTGGTTTGAACAAAGCATGTGGCTAGCTGTTTTGGTACCGATAGTAGTAGGAGGTCTTATTGGGCTATGTAATGCTTTTCTTGTGGTGAAAGTCAGAATTCCTGATTTGTTAGCAACTTTAGCTGCTCTCTACATTGTGAAAGGAATTCATCTGGTATACACGAAAGGGTACTCGATTACTTCTAAAATGGTCATGCCAGATCAGACAACAGCACCAGGAGCTATATCTCCATCCTTTTTGAAAATTGGACAAGGGACGATAGCGAACGTTCCCATCTCTGTTATTATCATGATTGTAGCAGTAGTTCTGGTGTATGTCTTTCTTCATTATACGCGTTACGGACGTTTGCTCTATGCGGTTGGGGGTAATCGGGAGGCGGCTCGCTTATCAGGGATTCCGGTTGATCGCTACCGTGTTCTAGCCTATTTGCTATCAGGACTCTTTTGTGGTTTGGCAGGAGTTTTGATGACGGCGCGTATCGGGACTGGACAGGTAGATGGAGGCGCTCCTTTGTTAATGGATGCGGTCGCGGCAGCATTTGTCGGCTATTCTGTGTTAGGGGCTGGTAAACCAAATGTCGGGGGTACTTTTGTAGGTGCTGTTCTGATTGGTGTACTTTTGAATGCTTTGACCATGCTGAATTTGCCTTACTATGCACATGATATTGTAAAGGGTACTGTGCTTATTTTAGCATTGTCGGCTACTTACTATCAGTTGAGACATCGCTCCAGGTAA
- a CDS encoding sugar ABC transporter ATP-binding protein — translation MTALEMKGIKKAFRSVPVLCGVDFDVKPGEIHALLGANGAGKSTLMKIMTGAYTLDNGQIFIDGKEVSLTQPQDAKAHGIQCVYQEVDTALIGYGSVAENILLEEFIEGGRSPFINWRSLEEKATQALKRLGLDLPVQKKVEELTLSEKQLVLLAKAIVQKAKIIILDEPTAPLSQAETVQLFQIIKQLREQGIGIVFISHRMPEVFEISDRVTVLRDGKLVMCKQASETNPQEVITSMLGKALSQEYPKEQVNIGERLLECRNLQAGPRVRNLSFTVHEGEIVGIAGLVGAGKSELARVLFGADPLTSGEVYKRGQKVKCTSPKAAVDEGIVLVPEERRREGIVTEESVAVNLTMSTLHKYSRFGFIRSLLVNEAVKGLIQTLQIKVASPQMPIGSLSGGNQQKVVIGKWLATEADIFVLDEPTKGVDVGAKSEIYRIIGNLAKKGKGIVYLSCEFEELVGIADRILVMYDGAFVKELSRSQATEETIMYYASGGQ, via the coding sequence TTGACAGCATTAGAGATGAAAGGGATCAAAAAAGCATTTCGCTCTGTTCCAGTTTTATGCGGCGTGGATTTTGATGTGAAGCCAGGTGAAATTCATGCTTTGCTGGGGGCAAATGGAGCTGGCAAGAGTACGTTGATGAAAATTATGACAGGTGCTTATACGCTAGACAATGGTCAGATTTTCATAGATGGAAAAGAAGTTAGTCTGACACAGCCGCAAGATGCCAAGGCTCATGGTATCCAGTGTGTATATCAGGAAGTGGATACAGCACTCATCGGGTATGGAAGTGTGGCAGAGAATATTTTGCTGGAAGAATTTATTGAAGGGGGACGCTCTCCTTTTATCAACTGGCGAAGCCTGGAAGAAAAAGCAACACAGGCACTCAAGCGATTAGGACTTGATTTGCCCGTACAAAAAAAGGTTGAGGAATTAACTTTATCGGAAAAGCAGTTGGTTCTTTTAGCCAAGGCAATTGTACAAAAAGCTAAAATTATTATTTTAGATGAGCCAACAGCACCTTTAAGTCAAGCAGAAACAGTGCAGTTATTCCAGATCATCAAACAATTACGTGAACAAGGGATTGGAATCGTATTTATCTCCCACAGAATGCCAGAAGTCTTTGAGATTAGTGATCGAGTTACGGTGTTACGAGATGGGAAGCTGGTTATGTGTAAACAAGCAAGTGAGACCAATCCACAAGAAGTAATTACAAGTATGCTAGGAAAAGCACTGTCTCAGGAATATCCGAAAGAGCAGGTTAATATTGGAGAACGGTTGCTTGAATGTAGAAATTTACAGGCTGGACCACGTGTACGTAACCTTTCCTTTACAGTTCATGAGGGTGAAATTGTAGGGATTGCAGGCCTAGTTGGTGCAGGGAAGTCAGAATTAGCGCGAGTTTTATTTGGAGCTGACCCACTGACCTCAGGAGAAGTATACAAAAGAGGGCAAAAGGTGAAATGTACATCGCCAAAAGCAGCTGTTGATGAGGGGATTGTCTTGGTTCCCGAAGAGCGTCGGAGGGAAGGCATTGTTACAGAAGAATCCGTAGCTGTTAATTTAACAATGTCTACACTTCATAAATATAGCCGATTCGGGTTTATACGTTCTCTGTTAGTTAATGAAGCTGTGAAAGGCTTGATTCAGACATTACAGATTAAGGTGGCTAGCCCACAGATGCCCATTGGTTCATTAAGTGGAGGAAATCAACAAAAAGTAGTGATTGGCAAATGGCTGGCGACTGAAGCCGATATCTTTGTGCTTGATGAGCCGACGAAGGGTGTTGACGTAGGAGCCAAATCAGAAATTTATAGAATTATCGGTAATCTAGCTAAAAAGGGAAAGGGGATTGTGTACCTTTCATGTGAGTTCGAGGAGCTGGTAGGGATTGCAGATCGTATTTTGGTGATGTACGACGGAGCCTTCGTTAAAGAACTAAGCCGGTCACAAGCAACAGAAGAAACCATCATGTATTACGCGAGCGGAGGACAGTAG
- a CDS encoding sugar ABC transporter substrate-binding protein, whose protein sequence is MKGLINKTSVYLFAIFLLLGSVLSGCGATTTSTSKATSSDNVTASSSEAKGDQGTADKKKRIALVVQFNIGSFSSQYISGVKEEIEKLGGELTVLSGDNDLAKMASHLDAAVTQQFDGILLDHGRADSLTPGVQKAVAQKTPIVAFDTGLDIPGVTVVEQDDIKLAEQTLNQMSQDTGGKGNIVKIWVAGFTPMERRQIAYKAFMDKNPGYKEIAAFGSASANTALDTQAQMEAILKQHPNKGDITAVWTAWDEFAKGATRAIQQAGRNEIKVYGIDMSDEDLQMIQDQNSPWVATAAVDPSDIGRVQARYLFKKLKGEQVPDKVSLNPVLITREQLPKEPVKMADLNKYVKEWGTSTQGQ, encoded by the coding sequence ATGAAGGGTCTAATCAACAAAACATCTGTCTATTTATTCGCAATATTCTTATTATTAGGGAGTGTACTAAGTGGTTGTGGTGCAACTACAACCTCTACATCAAAAGCAACATCATCCGATAACGTGACAGCATCAAGTAGTGAAGCAAAAGGGGATCAAGGTACAGCAGATAAGAAAAAACGAATTGCGTTAGTGGTGCAATTTAATATTGGATCGTTTTCGTCTCAATATATTTCAGGTGTGAAGGAAGAGATAGAGAAGCTAGGTGGAGAACTGACGGTTTTAAGTGGGGATAATGATCTTGCCAAAATGGCTTCACATTTAGACGCAGCTGTTACCCAACAATTTGATGGGATTCTGTTAGATCATGGGCGTGCAGATAGTTTGACACCAGGAGTTCAAAAGGCCGTGGCCCAAAAAACTCCGATTGTAGCGTTTGATACAGGATTAGATATTCCAGGGGTGACGGTAGTAGAGCAAGATGATATCAAATTGGCTGAACAAACATTAAACCAAATGTCACAAGACACAGGTGGCAAAGGAAATATTGTGAAGATATGGGTAGCTGGTTTTACTCCAATGGAACGTCGTCAAATCGCTTATAAGGCATTTATGGACAAAAATCCAGGCTATAAAGAGATTGCTGCATTCGGCTCAGCGTCTGCAAATACAGCTTTGGATACACAAGCACAAATGGAAGCGATTTTGAAGCAGCATCCAAACAAGGGAGATATCACAGCGGTTTGGACTGCTTGGGATGAATTTGCAAAAGGCGCAACACGTGCTATACAGCAAGCTGGTCGCAATGAAATTAAGGTATATGGCATAGATATGAGCGATGAAGATTTACAGATGATTCAAGATCAGAATTCACCTTGGGTTGCAACGGCAGCTGTAGACCCTTCTGATATTGGGCGGGTACAAGCGCGATACTTGTTTAAGAAGCTGAAAGGTGAGCAGGTACCAGATAAGGTAAGCTTGAACCCTGTGCTAATTACACGTGAACAATTGCCTAAGGAGCCTGTGAAAATGGCTGATTTGAACAAGTACGTGAAGGAATGGGGAACTAGCACGCAAGGTCAATAA
- a CDS encoding branched-chain amino acid ABC transporter substrate-binding protein: protein MKVNKKSLAFVSSILLAGAALSGCAGGNNASSGTTQQGGSDGGSASTGGEKIVIALVGPLSGSASDYGDSAKAGAEYALKLKQKELKDLGLNVELKPLDDQAEPKQGVVNAQMAINDNNVVAVVGHVTTGSSLSAVTAYEKAGLVMVSPSTTGPDFTEGGKKVAHRICARDDEQGRRAAIYAKNTLNVKNAMIIHDKQAYGQGLADEVKKQFEQDGVSVLGFEGLTAGEKDYSAVVNQVLAKKPEMIYFGGYYAEAGILIKQLREKGFTGVFMGADGLDSGEMFTIAGSAAEGVVFTSTVGDVTATEEGKKWIQEFEGSTGKKLGIFTSFGYDAMAVAINGIEEAAKANGNKKPTRAQVLEAIHKTQDFTGQFVNVSFDDKGDNKNAQVFIYKYAGGSKKFEGEAK from the coding sequence ATGAAAGTAAATAAAAAATCACTTGCGTTCGTATCTTCCATTTTATTGGCTGGGGCTGCTTTGTCAGGTTGTGCAGGGGGGAATAATGCGAGCTCAGGCACTACACAACAAGGGGGCAGTGATGGGGGAAGTGCCTCCACAGGCGGAGAAAAAATTGTGATTGCTCTAGTTGGTCCACTGTCTGGTTCTGCATCAGACTATGGTGACTCCGCAAAAGCAGGTGCTGAATATGCACTGAAATTAAAACAGAAAGAATTAAAAGACTTAGGCCTCAATGTTGAATTAAAGCCTTTAGACGACCAAGCGGAACCAAAGCAGGGAGTTGTGAACGCACAGATGGCGATAAACGACAACAATGTAGTAGCAGTTGTAGGCCATGTGACTACCGGTTCATCTTTGTCTGCTGTAACGGCCTATGAAAAAGCTGGTTTGGTAATGGTTTCGCCATCTACAACAGGACCGGATTTTACTGAGGGTGGTAAAAAGGTAGCACATCGTATTTGTGCTCGTGATGATGAACAAGGACGAAGAGCGGCTATTTATGCGAAGAATACCTTGAATGTGAAAAATGCGATGATCATTCATGATAAACAAGCGTATGGTCAGGGCTTAGCGGATGAAGTGAAAAAGCAATTTGAGCAGGATGGTGTTTCTGTTCTGGGGTTTGAAGGCTTGACTGCTGGAGAGAAGGACTACAGCGCAGTGGTGAACCAAGTGTTAGCGAAGAAACCAGAAATGATCTACTTTGGTGGTTATTATGCAGAAGCTGGAATTCTAATTAAACAGTTGCGCGAAAAAGGATTTACCGGTGTGTTTATGGGCGCAGATGGTCTCGATTCCGGTGAAATGTTTACTATTGCTGGATCAGCAGCAGAGGGTGTCGTGTTTACTTCCACTGTTGGCGATGTAACAGCAACAGAAGAGGGGAAAAAATGGATTCAGGAATTTGAAGGCTCAACAGGCAAAAAATTGGGAATATTTACATCGTTTGGCTACGATGCGATGGCTGTAGCGATCAACGGTATTGAGGAAGCGGCTAAAGCGAATGGCAACAAAAAGCCAACCCGTGCCCAAGTGTTAGAGGCCATTCACAAAACACAGGACTTTACAGGACAGTTTGTAAACGTTTCTTTCGATGATAAAGGTGACAATAAGAATGCTCAGGTGTTTATTTATAAATATGCGGGCGGTTCTAAGAAATTTGAAGGTGAAGCAAAATAA
- a CDS encoding ABC transporter ATP-binding protein, whose protein sequence is MLEITNVTRVFNQNTVNQKIALNNINVKLEHGDFVTVIGSNGAGKSTLMNTISGGIIPDTGNIFIDHQNVTKLGEHKRAALIGRVFQDPMAGTAPQMTIEENLAIAYSRGRHRTLSLGVTNKKRVFFQEKLAMLDQGLENRLKTKVGFLSGGQRQALSLLMATFINPKLLLLDEHTAALDPKRAQLIVDLTRKVVEENNLTTLMVTHNMEQALHMGNRLLMLHEGKIILDLPQEKKEQMTTRDLLQAFEEARGGEAFSEDRYILA, encoded by the coding sequence GTGTTAGAGATAACCAATGTCACCAGAGTATTTAACCAAAATACTGTGAATCAAAAAATTGCACTTAACAATATTAATGTAAAGCTAGAACACGGTGATTTCGTGACGGTGATTGGTAGCAATGGTGCTGGAAAGTCTACTTTGATGAATACGATCTCCGGTGGAATCATCCCTGACACAGGAAATATTTTTATTGATCATCAGAATGTAACCAAACTGGGTGAGCATAAGCGAGCTGCGTTGATTGGTCGAGTTTTTCAAGATCCAATGGCAGGTACGGCTCCCCAAATGACGATTGAAGAAAACTTGGCTATTGCTTATTCCCGTGGTCGTCACCGAACGCTTTCCCTTGGTGTAACCAATAAAAAAAGGGTGTTTTTTCAAGAGAAGCTGGCAATGTTAGACCAGGGATTGGAAAATCGTTTGAAAACGAAGGTAGGCTTTCTATCTGGCGGACAACGTCAGGCACTGAGTTTGTTAATGGCTACGTTTATCAACCCCAAATTATTGTTGTTGGACGAACATACGGCCGCTTTGGACCCAAAACGTGCTCAGTTAATCGTTGATTTGACTCGAAAAGTAGTGGAGGAAAACAACCTGACCACGCTCATGGTTACTCATAACATGGAGCAGGCCCTGCATATGGGGAATCGTTTATTAATGCTACATGAGGGGAAGATCATTTTGGACCTTCCTCAAGAGAAAAAAGAGCAGATGACAACAAGAGATTTGTTGCAGGCCTTTGAAGAGGCAAGAGGCGGAGAAGCTTTCTCAGAAGATCGTTATATTTTAGCGTAA
- a CDS encoding ABC transporter permease, whose translation MTIAIVGAFEQGLLFAVMVLGVFLTFRILNFPDLTVDGSFAMGGAIAATVIIDGMNPFLATLLAMVGGALAGIFTGILTTKGKINGLLAGILTMIALYSINLRIMGKKSNLPLLREETLYTKAQAVSIFDFHIYGVSLASTIVFLIMVLILKVVMDWFLHTDLGLDIRATGDNDRMIRSFGANTDTTTIIGLALSNALVAASGALVAQHQGFADVGMGIGMIVIGLASVIIGEVLFGTKSMMRLTLAVILGSIVYRLVIAFALRAGFLASDMKLITAIIVIVALVLPNLMKGVWKIGKTVKGGKRSC comes from the coding sequence ATGACCATTGCAATCGTTGGCGCATTCGAACAAGGTCTACTCTTCGCAGTCATGGTGCTAGGCGTTTTTTTAACCTTTCGAATTCTGAATTTTCCTGATTTGACGGTAGACGGAAGTTTTGCCATGGGAGGAGCCATCGCAGCTACAGTTATCATAGATGGAATGAATCCGTTTTTAGCAACCTTACTTGCAATGGTAGGTGGTGCGCTTGCAGGAATATTTACTGGGATTCTGACAACAAAGGGGAAAATAAATGGCCTCTTGGCAGGTATTTTAACGATGATTGCCTTGTATTCTATCAATTTACGTATCATGGGTAAAAAATCAAATTTACCACTTTTACGTGAGGAAACACTGTATACAAAAGCCCAGGCAGTCTCTATATTTGATTTTCACATTTATGGTGTCTCATTAGCGAGTACGATCGTTTTTCTCATTATGGTGTTGATCTTGAAAGTAGTCATGGACTGGTTTTTGCATACGGATTTGGGATTAGATATTCGAGCGACAGGTGATAATGATAGGATGATTCGTAGCTTCGGGGCTAATACAGATACGACTACGATTATAGGTCTGGCCTTATCAAATGCACTTGTAGCTGCTTCTGGAGCTCTAGTGGCACAACATCAAGGTTTTGCGGATGTAGGAATGGGAATTGGAATGATTGTCATCGGACTTGCTTCCGTCATTATTGGAGAGGTACTGTTTGGGACAAAAAGTATGATGCGACTCACGCTTGCAGTCATTCTTGGTTCTATTGTGTATCGATTAGTGATTGCGTTTGCTCTGCGTGCGGGTTTCCTCGCATCTGATATGAAGCTGATCACGGCGATTATTGTAATCGTTGCCTTGGTTTTACCAAACCTGATGAAGGGTGTCTGGAAAATAGGTAAAACGGTGAAAGGAGGCAAACGGTCGTGTTAG
- a CDS encoding ABC transporter substrate-binding protein, producing MKGNIRQAKFVLALFSTLMLLIATACSQTSTAPANNQSGAASEPQSTANEAKVIKVGIVQIIEHPALDAAKDGFIAKMKANGFEENKTVVYDLQSAQGNMDTAIQIAKKFAGDKVDLILAIGTPAVQAAAQTTTDIPILFTAVTDPVTAGLVNSMDKPGGNVSGTTDMNPIEEQLSLIKKLKADAKNVGVIYNSGEVNSKVQVDKAKEVAGKLGLTIIEAAITNPTEVKQAAESMVGKVDSFYVPTDNMVVSSISAVVSVAEAQKIPVVAGEENSVKSGAITTFGIDYSQLGAQTGDMAANILKGESKVGDMPVESQKEMKLVINKKAAEKMGITLPKDLIDQAVQTFDQ from the coding sequence GTGAAAGGTAACATAAGACAAGCAAAGTTCGTTTTGGCCTTATTTTCAACGCTTATGCTTTTGATTGCAACCGCCTGTAGTCAGACTAGCACGGCTCCAGCTAACAACCAAAGCGGAGCAGCTTCTGAACCTCAATCGACTGCAAATGAAGCTAAAGTCATTAAAGTCGGAATTGTGCAAATAATCGAACATCCTGCATTAGATGCAGCGAAGGACGGATTTATAGCCAAAATGAAGGCAAACGGTTTTGAGGAAAATAAAACCGTGGTATATGATCTTCAATCTGCGCAGGGCAATATGGATACAGCGATTCAAATTGCCAAAAAATTCGCTGGCGACAAGGTTGATCTCATTCTTGCTATTGGCACCCCAGCTGTTCAAGCAGCAGCACAAACAACCACAGATATCCCTATTCTGTTTACCGCAGTGACCGACCCAGTAACTGCCGGATTAGTTAATTCAATGGATAAACCAGGTGGTAATGTATCGGGTACTACAGACATGAATCCCATAGAAGAGCAATTATCGTTGATTAAAAAATTAAAAGCAGATGCAAAAAATGTAGGTGTAATTTATAACTCTGGGGAAGTTAATTCAAAAGTACAGGTAGATAAAGCTAAAGAGGTAGCTGGAAAATTAGGTCTGACAATTATAGAAGCTGCGATAACAAACCCAACAGAGGTAAAGCAAGCCGCAGAGTCTATGGTAGGTAAAGTAGATTCCTTTTATGTACCAACAGATAATATGGTAGTGTCCTCTATATCAGCAGTTGTAAGTGTAGCCGAAGCACAAAAAATCCCTGTGGTCGCTGGAGAAGAAAACTCTGTAAAGAGTGGGGCAATTACTACTTTTGGTATTGATTATAGTCAGCTTGGTGCCCAAACAGGAGATATGGCTGCTAACATTCTTAAAGGAGAAAGTAAGGTTGGCGATATGCCAGTGGAGTCCCAAAAAGAAATGAAGTTGGTCATCAATAAGAAGGCTGCTGAAAAAATGGGCATTACATTGCCAAAGGATCTAATAGACCAAGCTGTACAAACCTTTGACCAATAG
- a CDS encoding thioredoxin family protein, giving the protein MREIIDYQKMIQVDLLQTEYSIFYLYTPLCGTCQIASLMVTMLEQLFPEVVFYRVNINVHKKLAQDWQITSVPCLIIYQRDREVARKYAFESVPDLYSWLKSFSKVH; this is encoded by the coding sequence GTGCGAGAAATCATAGATTACCAAAAAATGATTCAGGTAGATTTATTACAGACAGAATACTCGATATTCTATTTGTATACGCCATTGTGTGGAACCTGTCAAATTGCTAGTCTGATGGTTACGATGCTAGAGCAGCTCTTTCCAGAGGTAGTGTTTTATCGAGTTAATATTAATGTTCATAAAAAGCTAGCACAAGACTGGCAAATTACCAGTGTCCCTTGTCTCATTATTTACCAGCGTGATAGAGAAGTAGCACGAAAATATGCTTTTGAATCCGTGCCGGATCTATATTCTTGGCTAAAATCCTTTTCTAAAGTTCACTAG
- a CDS encoding YjcZ family sporulation protein, giving the protein MSSIFGGNGCGDFSCILVLFILLVIISCCFDGCGSRC; this is encoded by the coding sequence ATGTCAAGTATCTTTGGTGGTAATGGTTGTGGCGATTTCTCTTGTATCCTAGTGTTGTTCATTCTACTGGTGATTATCAGTTGCTGCTTCGATGGCTGCGGCTCCCGCTGCTAG
- a CDS encoding acyl-CoA synthetase, giving the protein MSTDKLRENEIIEIPSLYNFASEVERYALLHPEKAALVIVSEDGKEEMLSYEQLRIYMNKLVNAFLNCGIARYDKVLVLVPRGIEAYGIYLALLKMGVVVMPGSEMLRGKDIAYRANHAEAKAIIATKELLSEIDGIRSECESLAYFISVGEHREGWQELSDILEGAAEEAQSVVTGSDELAFLSYTSGTTGGPKGVLHVHGWPFAHLAVAATYWLDVQENDLVWATAGPGWAKWIWSPFVSTLGKGATAFVYKGKFRPDTYLSLLQKYPISVLCATPTEYRLVAKMPDLASYKLTALRSACSAGEPLNREVIETFRRTFNLTVRDGYGQTESTLLVGTFVGMEPRPGSMGRPSPVVRIAIIDEEGNEVKKGEVGDIAVDREMIALFKGYLNDPERTQRAFRGDWYVTGDQGCQDEDGYIWFEGRSDDIIISSGYTIGPFEVEDALVKHEAVAECAAVASPDPDRGQIVKAFIVLKQGVEASDELIIQLQEHVKSLTAPYKYPRKIEFVSELPKTTSGKIRRIELRQSERSSERMK; this is encoded by the coding sequence ATGTCAACAGATAAGCTAAGAGAAAATGAAATAATTGAGATTCCGTCGCTGTATAACTTTGCATCTGAAGTAGAGAGATATGCTCTCCTTCATCCCGAAAAGGCTGCACTTGTGATTGTCTCAGAAGATGGGAAGGAAGAAATGCTTTCCTACGAGCAATTACGCATTTATATGAACAAACTTGTGAACGCTTTCTTGAACTGTGGAATTGCTCGCTATGATAAAGTGCTTGTATTAGTACCACGTGGGATAGAAGCATATGGTATTTATTTAGCTTTACTTAAAATGGGTGTTGTCGTCATGCCCGGCTCTGAAATGCTCAGGGGGAAGGATATTGCGTACCGTGCTAATCATGCAGAGGCTAAAGCAATTATTGCTACAAAAGAACTGCTATCCGAAATAGATGGCATTCGAAGCGAGTGTGAGTCACTAGCGTATTTTATTTCAGTGGGGGAGCATAGAGAAGGATGGCAGGAGTTATCTGATATTCTAGAAGGAGCAGCAGAAGAAGCCCAGAGCGTAGTTACAGGCTCGGATGAGCTTGCCTTCTTATCTTACACGTCTGGTACGACTGGTGGTCCCAAAGGTGTCTTGCATGTGCACGGTTGGCCGTTTGCTCATTTGGCTGTTGCAGCTACATACTGGCTTGACGTTCAAGAGAATGATCTGGTTTGGGCAACAGCAGGTCCTGGATGGGCAAAGTGGATATGGAGTCCTTTTGTATCCACATTAGGCAAAGGTGCAACCGCGTTTGTCTATAAGGGTAAATTTAGACCTGATACCTATTTATCTTTGTTACAAAAATATCCCATTTCAGTTTTGTGTGCCACTCCGACGGAATACCGGCTGGTAGCGAAAATGCCAGATCTGGCAAGCTATAAGCTTACAGCTTTACGCTCTGCTTGTTCAGCAGGTGAACCTTTAAATCGTGAGGTAATCGAGACGTTCCGACGTACATTTAACCTGACTGTACGAGACGGATACGGGCAAACAGAAAGTACTTTGCTGGTAGGAACATTTGTTGGAATGGAACCACGTCCGGGTTCGATGGGGCGCCCTTCTCCCGTGGTACGAATTGCGATTATCGACGAGGAAGGCAACGAAGTGAAAAAAGGGGAGGTGGGAGATATTGCTGTCGATCGAGAAATGATAGCCTTATTTAAAGGCTATTTGAACGATCCAGAACGAACACAGCGAGCGTTTCGAGGTGATTGGTATGTAACGGGGGATCAGGGGTGTCAGGATGAGGATGGTTATATTTGGTTTGAGGGTCGTTCCGATGACATTATTATCTCGTCTGGTTATACCATTGGGCCGTTTGAGGTAGAAGATGCTTTAGTAAAGCATGAGGCCGTAGCAGAATGCGCAGCAGTAGCTAGTCCAGATCCCGATCGCGGACAGATTGTAAAAGCCTTTATCGTATTAAAACAAGGAGTGGAAGCTTCTGATGAATTGATTATTCAATTACAGGAGCATGTAAAAAGCTTAACGGCCCCTTATAAATATCCACGCAAAATTGAGTTCGTCAGTGAGTTGCCCAAAACGACTTCTGGTAAAATCAGAAGGATAGAGCTACGCCAGTCTGAAAGGTCTTCAGAGAGAATGAAATAG